The Cyclopterus lumpus isolate fCycLum1 chromosome 1, fCycLum1.pri, whole genome shotgun sequence sequence GGAAGACATGATGCTGCAGAGTCCGCTGACCTCCACGCCGTTTTCTGTCAAGGATATCCtcaagctggagcagcagcagcagcaggccggGTCCCTGGAGCTCCAGCACCGAACCCTCACGCAGCAGCAGACCGGGTCCCTGGAGCTCCAGCACCGAGCCCTCACCCAGCAGCAGACCGGGTCCCTGGAGCTCCAGCACCGAACCCTCGCGCAGCAGCAGACCGGGTCCCTGGAGCTCCAGCACCGAGCCCTCACCCAGCAGCAGACCGGGTCCCTGGAGCTCCAGCACCGAACCCTCGCGCAGCAGCAGACCGGGTCCCTGGAGCTCCAGCACCGAGCCCTCACCCAGCAGCAGGCCGGGTGCCTGGAGCtccagcagcggcggcggcatTTCCAGACCCCGCCGTCCTGCATGCTCGCCGGGGACAGTCCTCCCTTCTCCTCGGACGGAGAGGACAACCTGGCCTACCTCAGCGCGCTGGCGGCGCGCGAGGAGGAGCGAGGGGACACCGGCCTGTCCCCGGACATGTACGTCCACCCGGGCCCGCGGGGGGCCAAGCTGGAAGCCGCCGAGCcggaggagcaggagagcagTGAGTTGAAGACAAAAGGGCACAAAGGGGTCACTTGtgtcaataacaataacaataaccgTCTGAATCACAACGTGCTGCGTCTTGAATTATAAACGCaaagcagctgtttttaaatattaaatctgACGTGTTCAGTGGCTgcaaaacatataaataatgtgCATGTTCAGCCTTAAGAGCTTCACCTGTAATCTGCAGTCAAATTAAtcgtgaaaataaaaataattcgGTAATATATTAGTAGTGAAACACAAtgtgaggaaaaataaaatatatagttaaaaaaataataataataataataataataaaagaaaatgctgcAGCTCTTTTGCGgcaatatattgttatttattatttcatcacTTCGGATTAGCTAAAAGATACAAACACCACTTTATCTCAAAATATAGGTGCACGACAcaattattaaagtaaaaatcGTGTTTCGGATATTGTTTCTATTTCATCTTCCGCCATAAAGAGCATATGTGAAATGGAGGGAGTCCGGATCCAGTAAAGTCTGGACACGTCAAACACGTTCTAGTGGTCTTGTTATGATGTGTGGTCCATAAACCGACAATTAGTTTAAAGAGGTTTGTAAAAGAAATGACACCGCGGAGTAAACACCGTCAGGCACGTGGCACGGAGAATtattcacaatatatatatatgaactaattaaaaaggcattagaggttgttgtttttttttaagctgctCGTGGCTTTAAAGTTCGAAAAGTCACTCAAAAAAGAATTGGGCACGTCTGTATTTTATCCTAAATATACAATTTGTCCATGCGTTGCACAGTTTATCTGCcgtttttatattatattgtcaaatttttataatttatataatttgtAACTTTTTGTAGTGTACTGTGGctaaaatattttgtattttagaggacatttaaaatcacacaaaggacatgtttttgtctctgtagtggctgtatatatatatatatatatatatatatatatatatataatattttagaTTGAAGTTTAAGAGTAAATAATATTAAAGTTGAGGGATTAACCCTTCGTATGTGTGACTTTCCCCAACCCGTCCAGAGAGCTGCGCGTTGGCGTCCCGGGAAGAGGCTTCGGAGGTCGGGCAGGGCGACTCGGAGCGGCCGGCGCAGAAGCAGCGCAGCCGCCGCAGACCCCGGGTCCTCTTCTCCCAGGCGCAGGTCTTCGAGCTGGAGCGGCGCTTCAAGCAGCAGCGCTACCTGTCCGCGCCCGAGCGCGAGCACCTGGCGACCACCCTCAAGCTCACCTCCAACCAGGTGAAGATCTGGTTCCAGAACCGCCGCTACAAGTGCAAGCGGCAGCGGCAGGACAAGTCTctggaggcggcggcggcggggcagcagcagcagcaccacccgCCGCCGCCCCGGCGCGTCGCCGTGCCGGTGCTGGTGCGCGATGGGAAGCCGTGTCTGGGCGGAGCGCAGAGCTACGGCGCCGCCGCTCCGTACGGATCCAACCCGTACGGTTACAACGGATACCCGGCGTACACGTACAGCAGCCCCGCGTACAACAGCAACTACAGCTGCACGTACACCAGCCTCCCCGTCCTCCCCCCTTCCGGCACCTCCAACGCCTTCATGAACATGAACTTGGGGAACGTGAGCGGCCTCGGCGGCTCCCCGCAGGGCCCGATGCACCAAGGGACGGGAGTCGCGTCGTGCCAGGGCTCCCTGCAGGGGATCCGGGCCTGGTAACCTCACCAGAAACTatactctctctttttttaattttattgtcaTGGAGCTCTTACATTGTTGGtcaaaacacaatattttagAAGTGTGTTGTCAACTTCTCCCGAGAAAACTGTATTGTTTATATAATGGATGAGATTTTGGATTCACGTGAATTCTTCACGTACATTTCCGGGCTGCTTGGACTGTAACACAGCCGAGAGGAGTGCGCTGAAGGCCGGATGTCACGCACGTGAACGGTCACAGTTTGGGGGAAATGTCATGTTGTGGTCTCTGACCTGACAAGACGCGCAGAGTGAGGATTTGACGCACAAACGTGCGTAATTTCTCCTCATTcgaactaaaaaaaaagaaacggaaGATGATTCGGTTGTTTTTAAACCGTTTCAGGTTATATGGGGACATTTAATTtgtacaatgtttttgtttcggTTCGACAGAGAATTGTTTTAGTCTATTTCACATCTATTCAAATAAATCAGAGAAAcgaggggaagaaagaaaaaaaaggtgcgtTTGATTCTGAATTCaggcaccaaaaaaaacacgataTTTTTTTGGGAATACAATACATGACCGTCACAGAACCGACACGTCTTGCCCCCCGCTAAATAATGAAAAGTAATAATCATAATACAATAATTATGCTCCCATGTGGGGGTCACATGCAGGGAGGCTCGCAAAACACGTTCAGGGTtcagagctgctggaggaggccgGGCCACAGGAACTCTTTGTCCCGGTGCCAGGCGACGTGAAAGGAGGAAGTTATTCTCCATTTgaggtctttttaaaaaaggacgcGATTAAGCACCTAAAATACTCCCGAGGAGCGAGCAGCAGCCGGGCCGGGGACAGGGGGAATAATGGCCCTTATTGGATTGTGGGACAAAAGGTGTGTGGTAGGCAGAGCCGGGCACTCAGCAAAGACAAAGGCGCACAGGGGCCGTGAGATTGACGTCCTAATATTCCCTTTTGGAGGGCCAGGCAGCGGGTTGTTCTGCGCGGAGAAGGtggggtgggtggaggggaggaggaggaggaggagggcacgGGGGGAGAGAAATGTGGTCACTTTTGTTCCCCTTCAGGaggcttctttctttttttgttcccgGAGAAAGGCTCTACGAGAACCCCCCCCCAGCCGCGAGGCTTCGGGGCAGCCGGGGCTGGAGGTGATGGCAGCGGGGAGGCGTTGGAGTGAAAGAAGGGGGTATTATTGCTACAAGTTTCACCATTTATCCCAATGTGGGGCACGGACGGGAGAATTTTAAAGGGTTGGTGgcggtgaggggggggggggggcattctcACAGGTAACAGCCTAATCCTGCACGGAACAACGACTCCATGATCCCGGGATGGAGGTTTGATTTTCTTACAGAGCTCCACAATTACAGTGACGTCACGTGATCAACGCGTCAACAGGTCCATATTTACATGAAAGAAGTTACAGAGTTTATTTGGGGATTTATGGATCCAGTTTATTGATTCAATGAACCGAAATCAAATTCaattggtttgtttttcatcGTCTGGTTCTGGGGCTCAAATTACGACAATATTGATGAGTGAATTAAATCTATATTTGAGTCATTTATCAAGAGTCaaaatgtgctgtttttttatatattattgtaaattgGACAAAAGGAGTAATTTGAATAGTTGACGTCACTTTgggttattttgttttttttcctcccttattttcagacattttgtaGATAAAATCATAATTGAttattacaacaataataatgaaggGAAACTATAGAGTTGAAACACTACACGTGTTTTAGGAAGTTAGAATTCTTCTTTATTTAAGGTCGTGCCGAATAATTGTCCATTACGCACAAATAAGAGGCTAAAAAAAGGAAGATAATTTTAGACTGcttcaacatttgttttttcacGTTCATGGgagaacaacacaaaacaaggtCACTTCATTTGAACAAATGAATCGTGCACGTTGTGGTAGAAAAAGCATcacttgctgttttttttccataattGTTCCTCCGGCCTGAGAACGGgtcgtgtccccccccccccccaaaaaaaagccattCTTGTATAATTAGAGGCACACTCGTGTCCTCATGCGGGACATGAGAAGGAACAGCGGGGGGCCACGTTTAC is a genomic window containing:
- the LOC117733032 gene encoding homeobox protein Nkx-2.3-like produces the protein MLLGGLHFLGAAEPELEDMMLQSPLTSTPFSVKDILKLEQQQQQQQTGSLELQHRALTQQQTGSLELQHRTLAQQQTGSLELQHRALTQQQAGCLELQQRRRHFQTPPSCMLAGDSPPFSSDGEDNLAYLSALAAREEERGDTGLSPDMYVHPGPRGAKLEAAEPEEQESKSCALASREEASEVGQGDSERPAQKQRSRRRPRVLFSQAQVFELERRFKQQRYLSAPEREHLATTLKLTSNQVKIWFQNRRYKCKRQRQDKSLEAAAAGQQQQHHPPPPRRVAVPVLVRDGKPCLGGAQSYGAAAPYGSNPYGYNGYPAYTYSSPAYNSNYSCTYTSLPVLPPSGTSNAFMNMNLGNVSGLGGSPQGPMHQGTGVASCQGSLQGIRAW